From one Rattus norvegicus strain BN/NHsdMcwi chromosome 7, GRCr8, whole genome shotgun sequence genomic stretch:
- the LOC134479709 gene encoding uncharacterized LOC128125814 homolog translates to MLKMSGWQRQSQNNSRNLRRECSRRKCIFIHHHT, encoded by the exons ATGTTGAAGATGAGCGGGTGGCAGCGACAGAGCCAAAATAACAGCCGGAACCTGAGGAGAGAG tgTTCCAGAAGGAAGTGCATCTtcatacaccaccacacctga
- the Ddit3 gene encoding DNA damage-inducible transcript 3 protein has translation MAAESLPFAFETVSSWELEAWYEDLQEVLSSDEIGGTYISSPGNEEEESKTFTTLDPASLAWLTEEPGPAEVTSTSQSPRSPDSSQSSMAQEEEEEDQGRTRKRKQSGQCAARAGKQRMKEKEQENERKVAQLAEENERLKQEIERLTREVETTRRALIDRMVSLHQA, from the exons ATGGCAGCTGAGTCTCTGCCTTTCGCCTTTGAGACAGTGTCCAGCTGGGAGCTGGAAGCCTGGTATGAGGATCTGCAGGAGGTCCTGTCCTCAGATGAAATTGGGGGCACCTATATCTCATCCCCAGGAAACGAAGAG GAAGAATCAAAAACCTTCACTACTCTTGACCCTGCATCCCTAGCTTGGCTGACTGAGGAGCCAGGGCCAGCAGAGGTCACAAGCACCTCCCAAAGCCCTCGCTCTCCAGATTCCAGTCAGAGTTCTATggctcaggaggaagaagaggaagatcaAGGAAGAACTAGGAAACGGAAACAGAGTGGTCAGTGCGCAGCCCGGGCTGGGAAACAGCGCatgaaggagaaggagcaggagaatGAGAGGAAAGTGGCACAGCTTGCTGAAGAGAACGAGCGGCTCAAGCAGGAAATCGAGCGCCTGACCAGGGAGGTAGAGACCACACGGCGGGCTCTGATCGACCGCATGGTCAGTCTGCACCAAGCATGA